In one Sphingomonas sanguinis genomic region, the following are encoded:
- a CDS encoding carboxylesterase/lipase family protein, which produces MSVLVAALLLSASTPQAPRPGPIVTVADGTLRGTQEPDGRVLFRGIPFAAPPTGPRRWRPPAPATPWRGIRDAQYSAPSCPQLDEGWNRANAAGASEDCLYLEVGTPNLSPARPLPVMVWIHGGSNRSGGAPGTITSSLVNRGIVLVSIQYRLGPLGFMAHPALTAESPARASGNYGLMDQQAALRWVRRNIDRFGGDPANVTIFGGSAGGQDVGLQQLSPGARGLFDKAIEQSGTAGFGWASRDLRQSEAIGEEIARGAGLSRVSAATLRTIAVDRLLQAARGIATPAGLPDAGTVWLQTTVDGQVITEPPVQTLARGGGQRVPLIIGSNTREIDFFHDPGDARRGLADALGRHAPSGEDFATAGERLTLATDLVFTCPATLVADLRRRAGVPVWRYDFGYAPPGGAAATHSSELRYIFSRPGENGVLPDAPALQAYWVRFAQTGDPNGGGLAAWPRWDGKLAGLSFGESGTTTIIRNPSVCINARFP; this is translated from the coding sequence GTGAGCGTCCTGGTCGCCGCGCTGCTGCTGAGCGCCTCGACGCCGCAAGCCCCCCGCCCGGGCCCGATCGTCACCGTCGCCGACGGCACACTTCGCGGAACCCAGGAGCCGGACGGCCGGGTGCTGTTCCGCGGCATCCCCTTTGCCGCGCCGCCGACCGGGCCACGGCGCTGGCGTCCACCCGCGCCTGCGACGCCGTGGCGGGGCATCCGCGATGCCCAGTACTCCGCCCCTTCCTGCCCGCAGCTCGACGAGGGTTGGAACCGCGCCAATGCGGCGGGCGCAAGCGAGGACTGCCTTTATCTGGAGGTGGGGACGCCAAATCTATCTCCGGCCCGGCCGCTACCGGTCATGGTGTGGATCCACGGGGGCAGCAACCGTTCGGGCGGGGCGCCGGGCACGATCACCTCCTCGCTCGTCAACCGGGGCATCGTGCTAGTCTCGATCCAGTACCGGCTCGGTCCGCTCGGCTTCATGGCGCATCCCGCCCTGACCGCCGAATCGCCTGCCCGTGCCTCAGGCAATTACGGGCTGATGGATCAGCAGGCGGCGTTGCGCTGGGTCCGGCGCAACATCGACCGCTTCGGCGGCGACCCGGCCAATGTCACGATCTTCGGCGGCTCGGCGGGTGGGCAGGATGTCGGGCTGCAACAGCTATCGCCCGGCGCGAGGGGACTGTTCGACAAGGCGATCGAACAAAGCGGCACCGCCGGGTTCGGCTGGGCCTCACGCGATCTGCGGCAAAGCGAGGCGATCGGTGAGGAGATCGCGCGAGGCGCAGGCCTTTCGCGCGTCTCTGCCGCTACGCTTCGGACCATCGCGGTCGATCGGCTGCTGCAAGCCGCACGCGGCATCGCGACGCCCGCCGGGCTTCCCGATGCGGGGACGGTATGGCTGCAGACGACGGTCGACGGGCAGGTCATCACCGAGCCGCCGGTCCAGACTCTGGCGCGCGGCGGTGGACAGCGCGTGCCGCTGATCATCGGGTCCAACACGCGGGAAATCGACTTCTTTCACGATCCGGGGGACGCGCGACGGGGGCTGGCCGATGCATTGGGCCGCCATGCTCCGTCCGGCGAAGACTTCGCCACCGCCGGAGAAAGGCTGACACTGGCGACCGATCTGGTCTTCACCTGCCCCGCGACGCTGGTCGCCGATCTTCGGCGGCGGGCGGGGGTTCCGGTCTGGCGCTACGACTTCGGTTATGCCCCGCCGGGCGGCGCAGCGGCCACCCACAGTTCGGAGCTTCGCTACATCTTCAGTCGGCCAGGCGAGAATGGCGTGCTGCCCGACGCCCCGGCGCTACAGGCCTATTGGGTCCGGTTCGCGCAGACGGGCGATCCAAACGGGGGCGGGCTCGCCGCCTGGCCGCGATGGGACGGCAAGCTGGCGGGCCTGTCCTTTGGCGAAAGCGGAACGACGACGATAATCCGTAATCCATCGGTGTGTATCAATGCCCGTTTTCCCTGA
- a CDS encoding polysaccharide deacetylase family protein has translation MRSLRPILATLFAASVLVTPGEAATRWPGGAKAAVVLTYDDALPSQLDHAVPALDAAGLKGTFFLANVRAQDVARWRAVARDGHELGNHTIFHPCRAAAFPADPRYTTEAYTPASMLKEIAQQNVLLTALDGKTRHGFATPCGETKVGGVDYLEPLRQAGLVTYARGVSASPAELSADVGAIDPMHVPARGFGEGDDAAKMIAFVEEAEAGGGMAVLLFHGVGGDHLAVTDAQHRAFIAWLKVHRRELWVTTLQQALDWAKEQAKAVK, from the coding sequence ATGCGCTCGCTCCGCCCGATCCTCGCCACTCTGTTCGCAGCCAGCGTGCTGGTCACGCCGGGCGAAGCGGCGACCCGCTGGCCCGGTGGTGCCAAGGCCGCCGTCGTGCTGACCTATGACGACGCCCTGCCCTCTCAGCTTGATCATGCGGTCCCCGCGCTCGACGCTGCCGGACTCAAGGGCACCTTCTTCCTCGCCAATGTTCGCGCGCAGGACGTGGCGCGTTGGCGGGCGGTCGCGCGGGATGGGCATGAACTGGGCAATCATACGATCTTCCATCCCTGCCGTGCCGCCGCCTTTCCCGCCGATCCGCGCTACACGACCGAGGCCTATACCCCGGCAAGTATGTTGAAGGAGATCGCACAGCAGAATGTCCTACTGACCGCGCTGGACGGCAAGACGCGCCACGGCTTCGCCACGCCGTGTGGCGAGACGAAGGTCGGTGGTGTCGACTATCTCGAACCACTGCGTCAGGCGGGTCTGGTAACTTATGCACGCGGGGTCAGCGCATCGCCGGCCGAGCTGTCCGCCGATGTCGGCGCGATCGACCCCATGCACGTCCCCGCTCGCGGCTTTGGCGAGGGCGATGACGCCGCCAAGATGATCGCCTTTGTCGAGGAAGCCGAGGCGGGCGGGGGCATGGCGGTGCTGTTGTTTCACGGCGTCGGCGGCGATCATCTGGCCGTGACCGATGCGCAGCACCGTGCCTTCATCGCTTGGCTGAAAGTCCATCGTCGCGAGCTGTGGGTCACCACGCTGCAACAGGCGTTGGATTGGGCCAAGGAGCAGGCGAAGGCGGTCAAGTGA
- a CDS encoding SGNH/GDSL hydrolase family protein: MIASLSLVGLPAHAEQTDMIRPLARTAPTGTPLALHVGGRVVARDGYRRQWPGTYWEAAFRGPAVDLAVGPGAVSLRIRVDGGAPVSLVRPTPGLYRIAAKGIGAHRIRVDVASESQAEPTVLRGLFAPEGVTPLPAPAARPRQIEFIGDSHTVGYGNTSPVHQCSQDAIWRTTDTTQGVAGVTAAKYGADYQVNAISGRGVVRNYGGFAAPTLPEAYPFALFDGRTPAATPDWHPQVVVIALGTNDFSTPLKPGERWADRDALHADYEHHYIAFVGRLRKAYPKAFFVLWATDLADGEIAREVSKVTETLRAGGDRRVAFVPVNGLSFTGCDAHPSVADDQRIALAIERTIDAQPDIWAAR; encoded by the coding sequence ATGATCGCGAGCCTGTCGCTGGTCGGCCTGCCCGCCCATGCGGAACAGACGGACATGATCCGACCACTGGCCCGGACGGCCCCCACCGGGACGCCGTTAGCGCTGCACGTCGGCGGCCGGGTCGTCGCGCGGGACGGCTATCGACGGCAATGGCCGGGCACTTACTGGGAGGCCGCCTTCCGGGGTCCCGCCGTCGATCTGGCGGTCGGCCCCGGCGCCGTGTCGCTGCGCATCCGTGTCGATGGCGGGGCTCCCGTATCGCTGGTCCGGCCAACGCCCGGCCTCTACCGCATCGCCGCGAAGGGCATAGGGGCCCATCGAATCCGCGTCGATGTGGCCAGCGAGAGCCAGGCCGAACCGACCGTGCTGCGCGGCCTTTTCGCGCCCGAGGGTGTAACGCCCCTCCCCGCACCCGCCGCCCGCCCGCGCCAGATCGAATTTATCGGGGATTCGCACACAGTCGGCTATGGCAACACCTCGCCTGTTCACCAGTGCAGCCAGGACGCGATCTGGCGGACAACCGACACGACACAGGGCGTCGCGGGGGTGACGGCGGCAAAATACGGTGCCGATTATCAGGTCAATGCTATTTCCGGGCGGGGGGTCGTGCGTAATTACGGCGGGTTCGCCGCCCCGACCCTGCCCGAGGCCTATCCCTTCGCGCTGTTCGATGGTCGCACGCCCGCCGCGACGCCAGACTGGCATCCGCAGGTCGTGGTCATTGCGCTCGGCACCAACGACTTTTCGACCCCGCTCAAGCCCGGTGAGCGCTGGGCCGATCGCGACGCTCTCCATGCCGACTATGAGCATCATTATATCGCTTTCGTCGGACGGCTGCGAAAGGCCTATCCCAAGGCCTTTTTCGTCCTTTGGGCGACCGATCTCGCGGATGGCGAGATTGCGCGCGAAGTTAGCAAGGTAACCGAGACGCTGCGGGCGGGCGGCGACCGGCGGGTGGCCTTCGTCCCCGTCAACGGCCTGTCCTTTACCGGATGCGACGCGCACCCCAGCGTCGCCGACGACCAGCGGATCGCCCTGGCGATCGAACGCACCATCGATGCGCAGCCCGACATCTGGGCCGCCCGCTGA
- a CDS encoding cupin-like domain-containing protein — MTQDAGATIADDWIGRADPVTEVAAPTTLEDFLVLVEAARPVVMRRLVEHWPVVAVGRRGVVPLADYLRRYDGGRPLGLMVGDPSIGGRFFYRADFSGFNFERAQIPLPLLLEALVDAQGQEKPAALYAGASTAADHFPGWTRDHPLPLPVGDAQARLWIGNGSRVSAHYDMASNVAVVAAGRRRVVLFPPEQAANLYIGPLDMTMAGQPTSMVDLEQPDLARFPRFASAQASAQMVLLEPGDAIYIPAMWWHEIRAEGALNLLVNYWWTRGTPDAPFSALIHAILAVRDRPAAERAALREWFDLYVFGEEATRVADHLPPSARGILEPPSPERDERIRGFLRRMLGSA, encoded by the coding sequence ATGACGCAAGACGCTGGGGCAACGATCGCTGACGACTGGATAGGACGAGCCGATCCGGTGACGGAGGTGGCCGCGCCGACCACGCTCGAGGACTTCCTGGTCCTTGTCGAGGCGGCGCGACCGGTGGTCATGCGCCGGTTGGTCGAGCACTGGCCTGTCGTCGCCGTCGGGCGCCGGGGCGTGGTCCCGCTGGCCGACTATCTGCGGCGCTATGATGGTGGCCGGCCGCTTGGGCTGATGGTAGGTGACCCTTCGATCGGGGGGCGTTTCTTCTACCGGGCCGATTTCTCCGGCTTCAACTTCGAACGCGCGCAGATTCCGCTGCCGCTGCTGCTCGAGGCGTTGGTCGATGCGCAGGGTCAGGAGAAGCCCGCCGCGCTTTATGCGGGTGCGAGCACCGCTGCCGATCATTTCCCGGGCTGGACCCGCGATCACCCGCTCCCGCTGCCGGTCGGCGATGCGCAGGCCCGGTTGTGGATCGGCAATGGCAGCCGGGTCTCGGCCCATTACGACATGGCGAGCAATGTCGCGGTGGTCGCTGCCGGGCGTCGCCGGGTCGTCCTGTTCCCACCCGAACAGGCCGCCAACCTCTATATCGGTCCGCTCGACATGACGATGGCGGGGCAGCCGACCAGCATGGTCGATCTGGAGCAGCCCGACCTCGCCCGCTTCCCGCGTTTCGCATCGGCGCAGGCGTCGGCGCAGATGGTCCTGCTGGAACCGGGCGATGCGATCTATATCCCCGCCATGTGGTGGCATGAGATCCGGGCGGAGGGGGCACTCAACCTGCTGGTGAATTACTGGTGGACGCGCGGCACGCCCGACGCACCGTTTTCCGCGTTGATCCATGCGATCCTCGCAGTACGTGACCGTCCGGCAGCGGAGCGGGCGGCGCTTCGCGAATGGTTCGACCTCTATGTCTTCGGTGAAGAGGCGACACGGGTGGCGGACCATCTGCCTCCGTCGGCGCGCGGCATCCTGGAGCCGCCAAGTCCGGAGCGCGACGAGCGGATACGCGGGTTTCTTCGCCGGATGCTCGGCTCCGCCTAG
- a CDS encoding tryptophan halogenase family protein, which translates to MTHAPIDHVVIVGGGTAGWMMAAAAGRYLDNGTRRITLIESDAIGTVGVGEATIPSILNFNALLGIDEAEFLRATQGSFKLGIEFVGWHRPDSRYVHPFGHYGRDIQGLNFHQLWLKMREQAGVGPIGDYSASTVAMERAAFGMPQSDPRSPLSGLAYAYHFDAGLYAAFLRRRAETDGVTRVEGRIVMVDRAPNGDVAAVRLDDGQRIAGDLFVDCSGFRSLLLGETLGVGFEDWSHWLPCDRAIAVPTERTEPLLPYTRATAHQAGWQWRIPLQHRTGNGVVYASRFMDDDDAERLLLSRLDAEPTAAPRRLSFTAGCRTRLWERNVVALGLAGGFLEPLESTSIHLIQQGISKLFALFPDKRMVSVERDEYNRQMGDNYRSIRDFIILHYHATARDDSPFWDHVRTMPLPDTLARKIALFREKGRIFRYEDELFATPSWVAVLLGQGVMPEGYDPVIDALDEERVLAALRQMRQATATAVATLPPHSVALAQLIGRSP; encoded by the coding sequence ATGACCCATGCTCCCATCGATCACGTCGTCATCGTTGGCGGAGGCACGGCCGGCTGGATGATGGCGGCCGCCGCCGGACGCTATCTCGACAATGGCACGCGGCGCATCACGCTGATCGAATCCGATGCGATCGGCACCGTCGGCGTGGGCGAGGCGACGATCCCGTCGATCCTCAATTTCAACGCGCTGCTCGGCATCGACGAGGCGGAATTCCTCCGCGCCACACAGGGCAGCTTCAAGCTGGGCATCGAGTTCGTCGGCTGGCATCGCCCCGACAGCCGCTATGTCCACCCCTTCGGTCATTACGGCCGCGACATTCAGGGGCTGAATTTCCATCAACTCTGGCTGAAGATGCGCGAGCAGGCGGGAGTCGGCCCGATCGGCGATTATTCCGCCTCCACCGTCGCGATGGAGCGGGCCGCGTTCGGGATGCCGCAAAGCGATCCCCGATCGCCCTTGTCGGGCTTGGCCTATGCCTATCATTTCGACGCTGGTCTCTATGCCGCCTTCCTGCGCCGCCGGGCCGAGACCGATGGCGTCACGCGTGTCGAGGGGCGGATCGTCATGGTCGATCGCGCCCCCAATGGCGATGTCGCGGCGGTACGACTGGACGATGGCCAGCGGATCGCCGGCGACTTGTTCGTGGACTGTTCGGGCTTTCGTAGCCTGCTCCTGGGCGAGACACTAGGCGTCGGGTTCGAGGACTGGTCGCATTGGCTCCCTTGCGACCGCGCAATCGCGGTACCCACCGAGCGGACCGAGCCGCTGCTCCCCTATACCCGCGCCACCGCGCATCAGGCGGGGTGGCAATGGCGTATCCCGCTCCAGCATCGCACCGGCAACGGCGTCGTCTATGCGAGCCGGTTCATGGACGACGACGACGCGGAGCGGTTGCTCCTGTCGCGGCTCGACGCCGAACCCACCGCCGCCCCCCGACGTCTGTCCTTCACCGCCGGATGTCGCACGCGGTTGTGGGAGCGCAATGTCGTGGCGCTGGGGCTGGCGGGCGGGTTCCTGGAACCGTTGGAGTCGACCAGCATCCATCTGATCCAGCAGGGCATCTCCAAGCTGTTCGCCCTATTCCCCGACAAGCGCATGGTGTCGGTCGAACGCGATGAATATAACCGGCAGATGGGCGACAATTACCGCTCGATCCGGGATTTCATCATCCTCCACTATCACGCGACGGCGCGCGACGACTCCCCCTTCTGGGATCATGTCCGAACGATGCCGCTCCCCGACACGCTGGCCCGCAAGATCGCGCTGTTCCGTGAGAAGGGACGGATATTCCGCTACGAGGACGAATTGTTCGCGACGCCGAGCTGGGTCGCGGTACTGCTGGGACAAGGCGTCATGCCCGAAGGCTATGATCCGGTGATCGACGCGCTGGACGAGGAACGCGTGCTGGCCGCGCTTCGTCAGATGCGCCAGGCTACCGCCACCGCCGTCGCGACCCTGCCGCCACATTCGGTCGCCTTGGCGCAGTTGATCGGCCGATCGCCCTAG
- a CDS encoding tryptophan 7-halogenase produces MNSRRFPGAIAVVGGGSVALAAAVGFAKALPGASIEWVPAMVSDAALADRWPLVMPSAQAMLARLDCPPELLLRHGVATPRLATRFLGWGPGSSPWMVGDEPAPGPPGVALHQLWLRAGTERPYHALNPVCVAGEAGQLAGNMQPALHCNARALSQGLASLARQSGVIMGQSPLTGVARGRDGVEALQLADGRELAVDFVIDATGPDRLVATSDGFNGWDDALPCRFLCIEPDAAVPSLVDTYQAVEGGWTARWPGAKATALVQGGGIPIAPGRLDAPLRGNVLALGEAAVQPGPIGLTGFTLTLAGLSLALDLLPVGGDTALLAAEYNRRVGQRADRMRDFLAAHRIGLASGADAVVPPSLATILAQFTRRGTLPPVDEDSVERDAWIAVLIGQGLRPQRPDPIALGLSRDDARRLLSDCSLQARAAAGKRGR; encoded by the coding sequence GTGAACAGCCGTAGGTTTCCCGGCGCTATCGCAGTGGTCGGTGGCGGTTCGGTCGCACTAGCCGCGGCGGTCGGTTTCGCCAAAGCGCTGCCCGGGGCATCGATCGAATGGGTGCCAGCGATGGTCTCGGACGCAGCTCTGGCGGATCGCTGGCCGCTGGTCATGCCCTCGGCCCAGGCGATGCTGGCCCGGCTGGATTGCCCACCCGAATTGCTTCTCCGCCACGGTGTGGCGACCCCGCGCCTTGCCACCCGGTTTCTGGGCTGGGGACCGGGCAGCTCACCCTGGATGGTCGGTGACGAACCCGCGCCCGGTCCACCTGGGGTTGCGCTGCATCAGCTATGGCTGAGGGCCGGGACGGAACGGCCCTATCATGCGCTGAACCCTGTTTGTGTCGCGGGCGAAGCCGGACAGCTTGCCGGGAATATGCAACCGGCGCTTCACTGCAATGCACGCGCGCTGAGTCAGGGGTTGGCGTCGCTCGCCCGGCAGAGTGGCGTCATTATGGGGCAATCCCCCCTGACCGGGGTTGCGCGTGGTCGGGATGGCGTCGAGGCACTGCAATTGGCCGACGGCCGCGAGTTGGCGGTGGACTTCGTGATCGACGCGACCGGGCCCGATCGACTGGTCGCCACCTCGGACGGCTTCAACGGGTGGGACGATGCACTGCCCTGCCGCTTCCTTTGCATCGAACCCGATGCGGCAGTGCCATCGCTGGTCGACACATATCAGGCCGTTGAGGGTGGCTGGACCGCGCGCTGGCCCGGCGCGAAGGCGACCGCGCTTGTGCAGGGCGGCGGCATTCCGATCGCACCCGGCCGCCTCGACGCGCCATTGCGCGGCAATGTCCTGGCTCTCGGGGAAGCGGCCGTGCAGCCGGGCCCTATCGGCCTGACTGGTTTCACACTGACATTGGCAGGACTTTCGCTGGCACTGGACCTGTTGCCGGTCGGTGGGGACACCGCGCTGCTGGCGGCCGAGTATAATCGCCGCGTCGGTCAGCGGGCCGACCGGATGCGCGACTTCCTCGCCGCGCACCGGATCGGCCTGGCCTCAGGGGCCGACGCAGTAGTCCCCCCTTCGCTCGCGACGATACTCGCGCAGTTCACGCGGCGCGGCACCCTGCCCCCGGTCGACGAGGACTCCGTCGAGCGTGACGCCTGGATTGCTGTGCTGATCGGCCAGGGGCTCCGGCCTCAGCGGCCGGACCCGATCGCGCTCGGCCTATCGCGGGACGACGCCCGGCGTCTGCTGTCCGATTGTTCTTTACAGGCGCGCGCCGCCGCCGGAAAGCGCGGGAGATGA
- a CDS encoding tryptophan halogenase family protein, whose amino-acid sequence MTGNPLADRPVRVVVVGGGTAGWMTAAGLVGLLSKACTVHLVESEEIGIVGVGEATLPHLRLYLERLGIDEAEFMAATDATFKLGIEFRDFGRIGDRYIHPFGTYGRPLGGVGFHHYWLRRRAEGADVPPIGAYSAGVVAAEACRFERPGTDPDDPTTSFGYAYQFDATRFAPFLRAWAEKRGARRTEGRVVSIERNGGDGTVGAVTLSDGARIEGDLFIDCSGFRSLLLGQELAEAWEDWSHWLPCDRAVAVPSVRPDAATEPFTRASATKAGWRWRIPLRHRVGNGHVYASAFCGDDQATEALLAGLDGAPLADPRFLRFRAGRRRRSFVGNVVAIGLASGFLEPLESTSIYLVQAAITALVEHFPDARVEAIDRNGFNAAIDAEYDRIRDFLILHYHATTRADSPFWNHVRTMTVPDSLAEKMAFWRATAQVAHYRHGLFLEPSWIAVYLGQGIVPHGWDPRADRPDAAGLDRALAGLSRAIADRVGQMPPHDRALGLSGAGAAA is encoded by the coding sequence ATGACGGGCAATCCCTTGGCCGATCGGCCTGTTCGCGTGGTGGTGGTCGGCGGAGGCACAGCCGGGTGGATGACGGCGGCTGGCCTGGTCGGCCTGTTATCCAAAGCTTGCACCGTCCATCTGGTCGAGTCCGAAGAGATTGGCATCGTCGGCGTCGGCGAGGCCACCCTGCCGCATTTGCGTCTCTATCTGGAGCGATTGGGTATCGACGAGGCCGAATTCATGGCCGCAACCGATGCGACCTTCAAACTGGGTATCGAGTTCCGGGACTTCGGCCGCATCGGCGACCGCTATATCCACCCCTTCGGAACCTATGGTCGCCCGCTGGGCGGCGTGGGCTTCCATCATTATTGGCTGCGACGCCGGGCGGAGGGTGCGGATGTGCCGCCCATCGGCGCTTATTCGGCCGGAGTCGTGGCGGCCGAGGCCTGTCGGTTCGAGCGGCCGGGAACGGATCCGGACGATCCCACCACAAGTTTCGGCTATGCCTATCAATTCGACGCGACCCGCTTCGCACCATTTCTCCGCGCCTGGGCCGAGAAGCGCGGCGCGCGCCGCACTGAGGGTCGTGTCGTTTCGATCGAGCGCAACGGCGGCGACGGCACGGTCGGCGCGGTGACGCTGTCCGATGGCGCTCGCATCGAGGGCGACCTGTTCATCGACTGCTCGGGGTTTCGCAGCCTGTTACTCGGCCAGGAACTGGCGGAGGCATGGGAGGACTGGTCGCACTGGCTACCCTGCGACCGCGCGGTGGCCGTGCCGAGCGTCCGCCCCGACGCCGCGACCGAACCTTTCACCCGCGCCAGTGCGACCAAGGCGGGCTGGCGGTGGCGTATCCCGCTGCGCCACCGCGTCGGCAATGGCCACGTCTATGCCAGCGCCTTTTGCGGCGACGATCAGGCGACCGAGGCGTTGTTGGCCGGGCTGGACGGCGCCCCCCTCGCCGACCCGCGCTTCCTGCGCTTTCGGGCCGGTCGGCGGCGACGCAGCTTCGTCGGCAATGTCGTGGCGATCGGGCTGGCCTCGGGGTTTCTCGAACCGCTCGAGTCGACCAGCATCTATCTGGTGCAGGCGGCGATCACCGCACTGGTCGAGCATTTCCCCGATGCGCGGGTCGAGGCGATCGACCGAAACGGCTTCAACGCCGCGATCGATGCCGAATATGACCGTATTCGAGACTTTCTGATCCTCCACTACCACGCCACGACCCGCGCCGATTCGCCATTCTGGAATCACGTCCGCACGATGACGGTGCCCGACAGCCTGGCCGAGAAGATGGCGTTCTGGCGCGCGACGGCACAGGTGGCGCATTATCGCCACGGCCTGTTCCTCGAGCCGAGCTGGATCGCCGTCTATCTGGGACAGGGTATCGTGCCGCACGGCTGGGACCCGCGCGCTGATCGGCCCGATGCCGCCGGGCTTGACCGCGCACTGGCGGGACTGTCGCGCGCGATCGCCGACCGGGTCGGGCAGATGCCGCCGCACGACCGCGCACTTGGGCTGTCGGGTGCGGGAGCGGCCGCGTGA